CGTGTACATTTTGCTTTAGTTGCAAGGCAATGTGCGTCGCAGAAAGAACCTCGCCAAAGGAGAACTTTGTTGAGCGTGAGTGAAGAGGAACTAATGGGTCAGGGCAGCATACAAGGACGTTTCAAAGATTCAGATTCATCCGCCATGCCTAGATATGAGCCGTACCACATTGAGAGTAAATTTTTCTTTCCAGTTCCCCTGCTTAGAGCAAGATACTAAACCCTAGCCTAAGCGTTCTTGTGCCCAAAAATACCATGAGTCGCAGCATCTCTCTCCTTCTGCGCAATATTCAACGCTTCAGCTCTAAGGATATCTTGCTGTACAAGAACGTCTAGAAACTGCATAGTCCATTCTTGGCACCGCCTAGTATTAACCTGCACGAGGTCAATTCCCTTCTCATGCTTACCCGAGCATCCAAAaccaaaaaggaaaaatagaggggaggaagaaaacgaaCTTACACCATCAACAGGCTTACGGACATCTTGTCCCCTCGGAGGAGGCTCAACCGTCGCAGCAACACGCTCCATTGTGCTTCTCGACGTATTTTCCCTGATGGCACTATTTGTAGCGTCACACTCATATATATTGGACGTGTTGACAGACCCAAGTAGGACCAGCTTTCTCCAGGTCCGGCTCCGTGCTGCACTCAAAGTTCCGTTTGAACTCGAGAGCATAGCCTGCCATTAATGGCTCTCCCACCACGTGGATGACAGTTCCTGTGCAGGACATCGAACGGTAGTCTTGGCTGATGGTGGTTCTTTCGCAGTCGACGTTTgggatgaagatgccgaAATGAGCGTGCTGGGCCTTGGACTGGCGGGAGAGGGCGAGATAGACGGAGcgtgttgttgccattggGTTTAATGGTGAGTATGTCTACTGTCTTATCGATCAAGGGCTTTGCAGGTTTTAATGGTTGTTATATGCGTACCCAACGGCGGTGAGTGCATCATTCATCTTGGTGGAAGTCACCGGTGTTGGGGGTGTAACCAACAGCCGCAAAAATTCTGTTGCAGAATCATCATTGTCCCTTTTGTGCATATGTTTTTCATCTGAAACATACCATGACGCATTTAATATAATGGAAAGACATATACACGCTTCTTCTAAGCGGGTTGTAGTCTGGTAATACTCGACTCACAACTTGGCACTCCAAGTTGGTTGCCATGACTTGCAGTAATTGCTCCCCTGCAAGTTTAAAACCCGTCAAATAGCATTCTATGCAGCTCATTATGGCAGTGAATCAATTCACTTGTATTGATACAGAGCGTAGCATTTTACGTGCAATACCGAAATTGAAGGGTACTTAAGTAAGAAATGCCCACATGCATCGCCGGTACAACTATGCTTTCTCTGAACAAAAGCAAATAGCTCCCAGGGCAGGAGCGACCACTTGCAAcgaaagaagcaagcaacccaacattgaactaCCTGAGTACTTAAGTATAGTTTCTcacatggaaggaaggaacaaGTTGTGCCTCTCAGTGCTATGTAAAAGACAGCAACGTCAAGGTGACTCGCCGCCCGCCCTCACATATCCAAACCTCCATACAACCGTCGGACGCCGACGAAGCAACTCtaactccaactccaactccccattccatcaccacatcgACCAACGGCAAACATCAAAATAACTACCAAACAATCCCTGCTACACCCCTATAACATCAGCTCAGCCCTCCTCCCTTACCTCGAAAAGCAAATTCCATCACCAAATCCGCAATCAAACCGCACCCCACCTCCCAGACAACCAATCGAAGCATCAACCAAACGTCACATCCCGATTCAAACACATACATATCAACCCGCCTTACCCGCAgcgccagcaccagcaccagcaccagcatcaaaaCTTGCAAAAAGCACCGTCAACTGCGCACGCCAAACAAATACAAAAACCCTCACAAACTCGCAATTCTAACCTGGGCATGAATTCACTTCGCTTGCGCACCAGCACCCTATCTCCAGCTCGCCTCGCCCCGTCATCATCTCGCCTCCACACTCTCACTCTAgctcgtcctcatcctcgtcctgATCCTCGGCACTTGGTTCTTGCCCCTCTTCGTCGAGCCGCTTCTACTTCTGCGACCGCCAACTTCGCCCCTCCgacatcgtcatcaccattgtCTTCAAGAGGCTTCACTTTGCGCCAGACTcgcaacatgtctggttctACTCCCACTGAATTGCGGTTTAGTACGTTTCCATCCCGCCCGTCAATTGACTCCCTCTCAAATTCCTTTACACTCGACCACATCGTGCAATTGTCGCTAATCGTGTCGCAGAGAACCCCGCCATCTTGTTCGTCCCGACCAAACTACCAAACTCATCTTCGCCATACTAACACAATCAGGGTCTGCGACCTCCAAGAAAAGTTTCGCAATGCCATCTATGAATTCGACAGCATGTAAGATGTCACTGTTCCTCTTCTATTCTACCCATTACAATCACTAACAATCGCAGCGtaacaacaaccaccaaactcctcaaGTTCGCCAACGCCGTCAACATCCCCGTCCACGCGACAACCCAAACCGCCGCCAAACTCGGTCCCACCGTCCCCGCCCTCGCttccctcctctcctccacgCCCctcgacaagaccaagttcTCTATGCTTATCCCTCCCCTGGCTGCCGCTCTGCCACCTGGTTCGCGCGTCGCTCTCGTCGGCATCGAGTCCCATATCTGCATTACCCAGACAGCCTTGGATCTCCGCGACGCAGGACACTTCCCCTACGTTATTGCCGATGCTGTGAGCAGCTGCAACAGGACAGAGGTGATTATTGCCTTGGACAGATTGCGCGCCGAGCCGGGTGTTACCGTGACGTCGTCGGAGAGCTGGATGTACGAGTGTATGGGGGACGCTTCGAACCCAGCTTTCAAGACGCTCATTGGCGTGGTCAAGGGTGCTGTTTCCGACACCAAGAAGGTGCTCGAGTCATTGCCGCCGACGTCCAAGATTTGAGGGACATAGAGGGACAAGAAAAGAGCAACCAACCACATAGATTATTTTCTTTGTTGTGTCGTGTATTTGCAAAAATACCACCCTTTCACACGGTTCCGGGAATATAATGCCATGCATCTTTTAGTTACAAAATTTCTGTTTATATTTAAGCTACACTACCTGCATGTCAAGGCAATGCCTGTACTTGTTGTTTCTGGCCCGATTCTGTTTCGTCTCGTTGTGAATGTGAATTACCTCCTCTACATGTCTCACCAACAGTCGATGGCATGTCATTGAATAAAACAATGGACAGACAAACTTGGAGCAAATTAATACACACAGCAATTACTCTCGCGTCGCTGATATTTTCGACGGCTTGCTCGTCGGTGTCATCCAAGAGAATGCAGACGCCACTCCAACCGGGTTGGCTGATCGAGGGAGCGTCGCCCCTTTTTGGTTCTCTTGATTTGCACTCTGCGTCTTGAGCTCTGCGCCCGAGCTGACAGAACGTTTGACATCCCATCGGTTGACAGCACCGGCCCCGGCACCACTTTCACCATTCAAGCTGACCTGGCTCTTGCGCCTACCCTCACTGGACGATTTGGGCGGCAGGGGCGGTTCATACGCTGCCCCGGTTCGGGCAGAGTTGGAACTGGATTTCAAAGGCTTCAGGACTTTCATGTTACGTCCACTGCGACCTGCTGGTTGGTATCCGCTCAACGGCCCGGTTTCTCGATGCGTCCCTTCAGGCCCAGCGCCTGCACCTTGTCGCCACGAGCCCCAAATACCCGTCGAAATTGATGATGATTCTCGTCGGGACGACTCTGAAATGCTCGATTCATCTCTACCGCTCGTTTCAGAAAAATTTCCGTCTCGTCCGTGGTTGTCGATATCACCGCCGTGTTCAGACGTTGCTTGCCGTTCTTCTGATTTGTGAGACTCGCTACCTAAGCCAACAGGCGATATTGGTCGTTCAGGTTCGCCTTTGTCAAGTTGTGTTCCCGGGGATGGGGCAACAACTCCACCATTATTCGATGTCCGAGCGTCTCGTAGAACGAATGGTGTCGCGTTCGCGTTCAACTTTGGCTTTTCCGGCGTGATGCTTGTCGTGTATATATGTCGGAACGCATTTTCATCCTCGGGTCGCACAAATGGAACTCGGAGCCGCTCTTGTTCGTTTCCGAATAGCACCATAGTGTTTTGTGAAAAGAGTATATCCGCAGAATGGGCCCTTAAGGCGTCACTTCCGATGTAAATGCGAATACCCCTACGATCCCCACTTACACCAGATTGCTCGTTGCCAGTGATCTCAAACGCAACTGCCATGGATGGCACCGCTCCAGTCGAAGTTCCATTACGGCTTCCTTGGCGTGTAGCTACTGCTTCAGCCAGATACACGTTCAACCTGATTCGATACACGCCGTCGGCATCTCGTTCAACTTCGTCCAAGAGATCCAGCTCCTTGAGCAACGAAGAATCAACGACAGACTTTTGGGAGCCAGTGCAAATGTCCGCGTACAACAGCGTTCCATGTGCAAAGTTTGTGGTGAGCCAGCAACGAACGATGGATGGCACGGTGCCTAGCACATAAAGAGACACTGGTGGGCCGGTTATCTCGAACGATGACGagtcatcatcaccacctgCATAGTTGGTATCCAATCCAAGGCTGCTGGCACGACCCGAAGCTACTGAGTGGTGCGAGTGAACTGAATGGCCGGCAGAGCTGTGTCGTCCATCGGATTTGTGGGACAAGGTGCGTTCCATCATAAGGCCGCTGCCAGGTCGCAATGGCCCAAAGTCTCCCGAGTGTCGATTGCTTTGACCGCCCCAACTCGAGCCATGCAAGGCGCTTTCATCGAATCTGACACTATTAGCTCGAGAAGCCGCACCACGTCGCACTGGCTCTTCTTCGGCTGGCCCAAGATGAAGCGAGCCGAGCAATTGCTCCCCTTGCTCGTCCAGGTCGTCAAAAACATCGTTGTGCGGTGTTTGGACCGGTCCTGTAGAGTCGTAAGTGACAATTATGTGAACTAGTCATAGCAATCGACGTACCTTGATGTGGTGTTCCACCCAAGACGCCAGGAAACGGGGAATTCCACACCGATTTCAAAGCTGAATCATCCGCATTGCGCTTCTCGAGCCTCAATAGTCGCTCCGCATGATTGCTCTGGGTATATTGAACTTGCTTCACCTCCATCTGTAGGTTATACAGATCTTCGCGTGAGATAGGGAAGCGGGTATCCATTCTTTACAGAAAGCTGACAAAGAAAAAACAAGACCCCATCAGGTTTTGTCAGACAGGAGCAACACACCAGTGTCTTGGGCCGCTTGGGAAGCTCGCGAAGAACAATGAGAAAcgaatgaatgaatgagtgGTGGCTGAATGAGTGGATAGACTGCTGTGCGGGCTTCTAGTGAATCAACTTCTGCCAGCCAGACAGAACAAATTGCTCGGAGTACCAACAGAGTCGCTTGGTGCCTGGCTGAACTCCCTTTTACTCTTCACGGCTCCTCCCCGCGCATCGCCAGTTCGAGACCCAACAGTGGCCCTGCGACGGCGACGGCTTTGTGCACTCGCACGGCTGTAGAAGATCCTGTTATGCTGACAACTCGGATTGACGAAATATTGATCTTTTATACAAAAGGAGTTGTTGGAAAATGAAGATGGTGTCAGCTAGAGGCAAGACGGACTCGAGATATGCTCGTTTGGTGGCTGTAACTGTTGAGTGTTTGGATATGCAGAAAGTACTAGACGCAATATTTCGCCGGCACAGTATTTTGATTTTCAAATCGCAGAGCCTTGCTAATCGGAGTTCGTTCGTAACTGAAAGTCGGCTAATAGATGGACTCGTGGTTCTAGTGACTGTCGGAGTCGCTGCAGGTGAATCAAACAGGAACTGCGCCAGGGGACGAATGTCGTAGCGCAGAAAATGGGATGTTGAGGTAGCCGAGGGAGAATTTTGAAAAGTTTCAAGCAGGCTGAATACAGGCAGACTCGCGTGTTGACGAGTTTTAGGGCACAAGACGCGACGACCGCAGAGTTGGAGTTGTAGCACGGtctggagatggagggatgaagttgaatgACGATGGGCTAACACCAGGACAGCCCTTGTTCATCAATGGCCCTGGCACTGGCTGAgatggtcaactggtatggGGTCGCCAGCTGACTGTGGCCAAACGCTGCCTGCCCAGCCTGCCTGATCGCTCCTGCTTCTTCTGACCCCTACAGACAAAGCCGCGCTAGACTCTGCTTGGCAAGTGGTGAAAAGAACTATTGGCAGGAGCGGTTCCAGAAGACGCAGGTTCCTGCTGCTTTGCACTTGATGTGATACAAGAAGGTTCTAATCTGAATGTAATAAATTGATTGCGTTTTGTTTCGAGGAAGGCTAAGAATTGCAAATTGGCTGGCTTTTGTTTCGAAAAACTGCAGAGACAGTGCAAGAATTCTGAGATGTGACAACGGAAATCCTGTTGGGTGGCCCACGTGGGCTGGGAGTTATGAATTGTTGAATTGCACATGTTTGAGGTTTATGCCAACATATGCCAATCTGCAGGTACTGGCAATGTCCACTTACAGCGACTCAATTCGGGCTTTGGGGGTGCCAAGACGTCGTTTatcaaccagttgacctgttTTGTTATCAATGTTGGAACAGAGACTAAATTTTATGCCAGGCCCAATATCGCAAAATGCGGCTACAcccaaaacatcatcaccctACCCCTAGTTTAGGGGTAGATTTTTGTTGCCCGACCAAAATTCTTCTATTACTGTAAAACGCGGGTTTTGTCTATCTGATGCCCTTTGGCTCATGGCTAACAATGTACCAGATGATACTCCACGCGCCGCCGCCTATTTCTCGAGAGGGTTCAGCACCGTCCAGTCAGGGAAAACATATCCAGTTTTATTAGTACGGTCCTGAGGGTCCCATTCCTCTCCAATTCGGCATTTCAGTTGCTCGTAAAGTACCTTATATGCCTCGCAATTCATATGAAGGCCGTCTGGAAGAAGGATCTCTAAACCACCCTGCTTGCCGTTCTCAGGAGAGCCCAACCAGGGTCCGCCTTTTGTGTAATCCTGTGGTGTCATGCTGATAGCCTTGTCCATGAGGGCTTGCCACAGGTCGACTAGTACGACGCCTGGGTTCTCTCGGGCAACTTCTCGTGCTTTTTCTGCGTATGAGGCTGTTGTGGCTGATGACCGAGTCGCTCGAGAGTGGCCGCATCTCATGTCGACCTGTTTCAACTTGATCTCATTCAGTGGAGGAGGAGTTACCAAGAGGATCTTTGGGTTTTGCGCTTTAATGCTCGGATGGTTAATGATCTTGATCAAGTTTTGTTTGTATTGATCAATGGGGATGTGCTGTGATGTGGTTGGAAGGGGTAGCGCGGCATCATTGGCCCCCAACAGAACGACCTAGAAGGAAGGGTCAGACGTATGTTGAGATAGAGACAATCACGGATTTCATACCAAATACTTAATCTTTGGAGACGCAgctgttggttctggaaAAATATCAGAGAGATACTTGACAACATTTGCAGTAGTCCAGCCCGAAAAGCCACGGTTCACAACGTCCAATCTTCGAATGAATACTGAGCGTGGAGTTAGCATGAGTacaaagccaaaaaaaaaaaaaaattttataataataattacTTCTCACTTACGCGACTGGAGTTCTGCCTGCATCGAAAACCCATCCTGAGTGTTAACAGACTGCTGCAATAGCGAGTCACCTAGCAGAACAAGCTGTGGATAAGATGCCTTCAGTCCTAGTCAGCGGAGTGGCCTGTAAGCTTGGCTTTGCTTTATTTTTCACTCACAGCCATTTTCTCAACGATATTCTGCACTGTATGAAGAGCGAGGGGCTGTTTTGATTTGAATCGCGCAGCTAGATTTTGAGAGTCTTGTTGCTGGTCTTATAGATGTAAGGGAGATTGTTGAAACTTGAGCTACTTGGTCTCTGGTCGGTCCACTTTGGCGGAGCAGCGGCTGATGGTTTAAATAGGCTGATCTTACACCTTGTTCACTAAGATCAAATACAATTGGACATGGGACATGGCTCTGCATCACGTCTTACAGCTCTGAGCTGTGCTCGTGTGCGGCAACCAGCTGTGAAATGTAATAAGTCGGATTGACAGTAGAGGCACAAGCCAAGGATATGGTTGAACAATTTCTTCACACTGCGACCACAATTGGCAGAGCGCACCTTTCTGTTCTCAATGGGAATGTGGACCCTTGACAACCCTGTATGCCTCGAACAACACATACAGAGTACGAAGTACACTCAGTCCATTTTATATTCCATATTATTTCTGGCAGATGCAGGTGATAAATGCATTGACAGTCTGGTCTACTCTGACAAGACCCGTCAAGCGTAACACAACATGGAGACTGAAACTGATCAGGGACCAGTGGGTCCAAAATTGGGCCTGTGCtggcttcaaatgtttggaacaagaccagacacgGACAACATTGTCGGCTTGCAGGGCGGGGATGCGATTGTGCTCGCTTGGCTGAACCTGGCCGTGGAGTGAACGGCTTATCGATAAGCCCAGTTTTGACACGGCCCATAATTTTTTATGCCTGCCAAAAATTTTTGGTCCAAGCTGTCTTGGTGTGCTTCGGCTGAGGTTTTCGTCAAGAACATCAACGATTCTGCCCGCCTGCAAGAATAGGTTGCCAGCACCAACCACGCCACTTTGAGCGCATCTTCTGGACTCCCCAAAAGTCTTGAAGCATTGCAGCCATGGCGACTTCTCTTGCTGCGCAGTTGGCGCAGATCGCTGCCAACTCAAAGGCAACTCTCAACATCAAAGCTCAAAAGGCTGCACATTCCAAGTCTTTAATCTGGGAGCCACGGGTTGCCGCCACGCAAAGTTACCAAACGCTTTATACAATATGCCACCCAGGATTCGAAGAACTTTGTCAGTTGGACAATCGATTCGTGCGGTTTCAATCGACCATTTTTGGTGAGGAGAGTCAGACCCAGGACAGAACGCAATTGTCTGCTGGTGAAAATGAGGAACTTGACCGCCAAGTTGAAGCGTTTCTTCGCTTGGTGGGGAGCAAACTGAGACTCATGCCTGCAATCAAGTCGATTGAGTGGTTGATTCGCAGATTTCGGTACGATCAATTCGACCTCCTCGACTCTCGTTGCGCTTCGCAAACTAACCTGATGTCAGCATTCATGAGGAGAATACAGCACTTCTTCTTATGACGTTCCTCCCTTATCACTCCATTCCTACGTTTGCCACGCTACTTTCGATCTTGCCCGCCAAGATTCCCCATGAGTTTCGATTCCTCGACCCATACATACGATCGTTGACCCCTCCGCCTAGATCAGTTATTGTTCATCAGGCTGTTCACCATCCCGAATTTCTCTCATCTGTATCCGAATACACCCTTGAGTCATGCAGAAAACAATACCAGTATCCGGCCATGATTATGTTCTGGGGAGGTCTTATGACTGAATCTGTGAATGGCATGTTGGACAGGACGCGATCTGGCCGCGCCTCGGTTCAAAGCGATAATACTCAAGCCTTGCTGCACAGGTTGGGCCCGATCTTTGCTGAGTCGCTTGTCATGAAAAAGGTCCCTGGCTTGCAAATCGCTTCCTATATGGCAATGGCTGTCTTTGTATCCAAAGGAAACTTGGAAGATAATGCAGTCACGGCGTTCATGCAGCAAACAGTTTACGGCTGGACAGCTGAAACCGTTCGGCCAGGCCTCGTGTGCCTTGCTATCATGGCACAATTCAGGTCTGCGAAACAAATGAACGGCAAGGTTACAAAGGCACTGATGAAGGTCCACGACATTGGGCCTATGCTGGTCGAAATTGGCAAGGAACGCAGGGTCGACAAGCTGGCGAATGGGCTTTGCCTCGCTTTGATTGAGCGATTCACCAAGAAGGGTGACTCTCGGGGCCTGCCTACTATCATGGCCATCCTGGGCAGCCAAATACTCAAGGAAAAGCAAACTGCCGTCATTTTCAAGTCCTTACTTTTGACAGCTCTGAAACTCGACGACACTAATGACGCAGACGGTGCCCTGCGACGAGAACTCGGCTCGGCTTTGATTGCTCTCTCACAGACCACGGGCAAATCTGGCGACATTATTCAGTCCGTTATTCAGGAGGTCGAGTTCGACATTGAGGAGCTGGAAATGAAATTGGATTTGTCGTTCAGAACCAGAAAACTTCCTGAAACAGCGGCAGCGACCGACGATGTGgaagtggccaagaagcCTCAAGATTTGAGTGTAGCTGTTGATGAGCTGGCCTCTCGGAAGGAGTCATTATCGCCATGCCTCTTACCCCAACCAAACGAACTATTCGAAGAGTTTAGCCACTTGTTCTTCTCAATTGTCTCTGAGAGTTCGCAGCAAACAGATATGATGACAAAATTCGACGGAATTCCGCAACTCGGACGCGACACGGCCCTCAAGGACTGCACTTacttcagcttcttcatccgAATTTGGTGCGGCCCGTACCCTGCTCTCGCCCGCATGGCAGCTCTCAATATGGTTAAGAACAGACTGAAGACTGGTGACGCAAACAAGATGGACATGCAAGCACTGGTTCCGTATTCAGTTACAGCTTTGAGTGATCCTTCCAAACGAGTTCGACAAGCCGCTGGTGAGCTCATCGCAGTAATTACCGAGCTGTATACCCCCCCTGTCtcagccaagtcaacaaaAACTTGGGGTTCTGGCCTGCTCTACGGCAAGGCCAACGAAACGCATCCCCTTGCTGCGGATGTCACGGCCAAGTTGCTGCACTTACAAATTTTTCCAAGCATTGAAGAGTGTGTGATGGATCCCGAGCACATTTCATCAATTCTCAAGTCTGCCATTGAGCAAGGCAAGTACCAAGTTGcgccccagccagccttgGACAAGAAGGATCACATGGGCCAGTCCGCACGATTGGCTGTACTCTCATTCTTTGCCTCCCACGCTGAGTTGACTCCCTTGATACTTGTCAAAAACAGGCTTCTGAAGTCTCTGAACAATGTCAAGGGTGTTGGAAGCACATCACGAACACAGGTGCTGCTGCCGTTGCTGAACTGGTGGACAACTCTTAGTGAATCAGAGATTCAAGCCCGATGCGCAACAGAGCAACAGGATGTTCCAACGCTTGACTCTCGGTTTGTGGATGTCGTCGTGGCCAACGACACTGAGGGTCTTGAATTTCTGTTCACGCTGCTTAAGGACCCTGCTCAAAGAGAGAAGGCAGACCTAATGCGCGCCATTTTTGGCCGAGTGCGAAAAATGTGGCCATCGATGAAGGACGAGATCAAGTTCATGGTTGCGGAGCAGTTTCTGGCACTTTCCCAAGAGCCTACGTCTTCCTCAGATGATGAGAACACGGTTGTTTCAGCAGAGGCTTCTGAGTTGCTACGGGCGGTCCCTCTGACTACAGACATTctatccttcttcttggactcCATCCAGACTGGCACGAAGATGATCACGGAGCCGCCACCAAACAAGCGTCGGCGCACGAGCTCTACGGATGCCAGCCGAAGTCTCATAACTCAGGTGACACCAGAACTTAGCCAGGCACTGCGTAAAGTTACCTTTGTCCTGCAGCTTGTTGATAACTCGGATCCTCTTTCGCATCCCGAGTTACTAGACGGTCTTTTTACAGCCCTCTCGGAACTGCAACACTTTAGAACAGTGGTTGGTTCAGAACTTGGCTACTTGCAGAACTTGATCCTTCGCAGcctgttggccatgatgcctgcTTAcaaggccgacaaggagTTGAAGATTGACAGCTCTGGCGGTTATGGTGATTTGCTTGTTAACTGCATCCAGAAGTCGTCCAGTCCTGTGGTCCAAAACGCCGCGCTTCTGTTGGttgccaatcttgccacaACT
The genomic region above belongs to Pochonia chlamydosporia 170 chromosome 2, whole genome shotgun sequence and contains:
- a CDS encoding GDSL lipase/Acylhydrolase family protein (similar to Metarhizium robertsii ARSEF 23 XP_007822153.1); the protein is MAASYPQLVLLGDSLLQQSVNTQDGFSMQAELQSLFIRRLDVVNRGFSGWTTANVVKYLSDIFPEPTAASPKIKYLVVLLGANDAALPLPTTSQHIPIDQYKQNLIKIINHPSIKAQNPKILLVTPPPLNEIKLKQVDMRCGHSRATRSSATTASYAEKAREVARENPGVVLVDLWQALMDKAISMTPQDYTKGGPWLGSPENGKQGGLEILLPDGLHMNCEAYKVLYEQLKCRIGEEWDPQDRTNKTGYVFPDWTVLNPLEK
- a CDS encoding ubiquitin carboxyl-terminal hydrolase 19 (similar to Cordyceps militaris CM01 XP_006666729.1) encodes the protein MDTRFPISREDLYNLQMEVKQVQYTQSNHAERLLRLEKRNADDSALKSVWNSPFPGVLGGTPHQGPVQTPHNDVFDDLDEQGEQLLGSLHLGPAEEEPVRRGAASRANSVRFDESALHGSSWGGQSNRHSGDFGPLRPGSGLMMERTLSHKSDGRHSSAGHSVHSHHSVASGRASSLGLDTNYAGGDDDSSSFEITGPPVSLYVLGTVPSIVRCWLTTNFAHGTLLYADICTGSQKSVVDSSLLKELDLLDEVERDADGVYRIRLNVYLAEAVATRQGSRNGTSTGAVPSMAVAFEITGNEQSGVSGDRRGIRIYIGSDALRAHSADILFSQNTMVLFGNEQERLRVPFVRPEDENAFRHIYTTSITPEKPKLNANATPFVLRDARTSNNGGVVAPSPGTQLDKGEPERPISPVGLGSESHKSEERQATSEHGGDIDNHGRDGNFSETSGRDESSISESSRRESSSISTGIWGSWRQGAGAGPEGTHRETGPLSGYQPAGRSGRNMKVLKPLKSSSNSARTGAAYEPPLPPKSSSEGRRKSQVSLNGESGAGAGAVNRWDVKRSVSSGAELKTQSANQENQKGATLPRSANPVGVASAFSWMTPTSKPSKISATRE
- a CDS encoding SSU processome component Utp10 (similar to Neosartorya fischeri NRRL 181 XP_001258476.1), which encodes MATSLAAQLAQIAANSKATLNIKAQKAAHSKSLIWEPRVAATQSYQTLYTICHPGFEELCQLDNRFVRFQSTIFGEESQTQDRTQLSAGENEELDRQVEAFLRLVGSKLRLMPAIKSIEWLIRRFRIHEENTALLLMTFLPYHSIPTFATLLSILPAKIPHEFRFLDPYIRSLTPPPRSVIVHQAVHHPEFLSSVSEYTLESCRKQYQYPAMIMFWGGLMTESVNGMLDRTRSGRASVQSDNTQALLHRLGPIFAESLVMKKVPGLQIASYMAMAVFVSKGNLEDNAVTAFMQQTVYGWTAETVRPGLVCLAIMAQFRSAKQMNGKVTKALMKVHDIGPMLVEIGKERRVDKLANGLCLALIERFTKKGDSRGLPTIMAILGSQILKEKQTAVIFKSLLLTALKLDDTNDADGALRRELGSALIALSQTTGKSGDIIQSVIQEVEFDIEELEMKLDLSFRTRKLPETAAATDDVEVAKKPQDLSVAVDELASRKESLSPCLLPQPNELFEEFSHLFFSIVSESSQQTDMMTKFDGIPQLGRDTALKDCTYFSFFIRIWCGPYPALARMAALNMVKNRLKTGDANKMDMQALVPYSVTALSDPSKRVRQAAGELIAVITELYTPPVSAKSTKTWGSGLLYGKANETHPLAADVTAKLLHLQIFPSIEECVMDPEHISSILKSAIEQGKYQVAPQPALDKKDHMGQSARLAVLSFFASHAELTPLILVKNRLLKSLNNVKGVGSTSRTQVLLPLLNWWTTLSESEIQARCATEQQDVPTLDSRFVDVVVANDTEGLEFLFTLLKDPAQREKADLMRAIFGRVRKMWPSMKDEIKFMVAEQFLALSQEPTSSSDDENTVVSAEASELLRAVPLTTDILSFFLDSIQTGTKMITEPPPNKRRRTSSTDASRSLITQVTPELSQALRKVTFVLQLVDNSDPLSHPELLDGLFTALSELQHFRTVVGSELGYLQNLILRSLLAMMPAYKADKELKIDSSGGYGDLLVNCIQKSSSPVVQNAALLLVANLATTAPNLVLHSVMPIFTFMGTSVLRQSDDYSAHVVSQTIKEVVPPLIESLRQGKKSPVAGASDILVSFTTAYEHIPSHRRQGLFVALVETLGSRDFLFALISMLVDRYDTSEALLSFIVDLLNNFDIKTQLETFIKIVDLVADLFKPKPGMSFVLLGISEDGDKDIEKVALRQLSALPSFLANKKLRSQIGKLADREDMEAAEVREFYATLLENILLLADTVKANKTLHGRCGSSLSNLLNLLSIGEFIKAVENLLDRPDLGLRQKVLRALEVRVETESNTDPASRNALLAFLPQLTAAIRESSDIRYKHTAVTCVDKIAEKYGKKDVEAVVAAAATIAGEHCLGQEEQRLRIMSLLCLTSLVDVLQDAVVPVLPIAIPQAVKYLEESLEGETPDEELHSACYGFISSLAEHLPYMLSTYLDKILHVSNRSAQADLDDEANESRTSCLEFLAKKLDAKEIFSAVDRNWERAVETGFSAIDELLAVFSIAVDKHNKSSITRNISVLCSILLKAFDLRRQVDMKDEKNEAALREVTDIETKLNETSLKMIYKLNDAAFRPLFVQIVEWTTGLPKSDKAGRNLRQYSVYGFLNTFFSSLKSIVTNYATYVVDDAVKILAGMDPKSVEDRQLWSRVLQVLATCFEHDQDDFWQAPSHFGTVAPLLLDQFLHAGSVDVSERLIPAVVELAATADSQAHQKEINASLMKHLKSEQSVVRLAAVKCEQALTDRLGEEWLSMLHEMLPRISELQEDDDEVVERETHRWIVKIEGVLGESLDAMLQ
- a CDS encoding isochorismatase domain-containing protein 2A (similar to Metarhizium robertsii ARSEF 23 XP_007822155.1); the encoded protein is MSGSTPTELRFKNPAILVCDLQEKFRNAIYEFDSIVTTTTKLLKFANAVNIPVHATTQTAAKLGPTVPALASLLSSTPLDKTKFSMLIPPLAAALPPGSRVALVGIESHICITQTALDLRDAGHFPYVIADAVSSCNRTEVIIALDRLRAEPGVTVTSSESWMYECMGDASNPAFKTLIGVVKGAVSDTKKVLESLPPTSKI